In the genome of Desulfovibrio desulfuricans, one region contains:
- a CDS encoding SLC13 family permease, which translates to MAETAAGNKGNLVKNIRLAGAILSIILGVWVALQSPPEGLNANTMVALGITVWAVGWWITEIVPEFVTGLMMCVLWSAFKCVPFKTAFATFSTSGWWIMVGAFALGAVAGKTGLLKRISLWVLKLFPASFSGQVWGLLGSGTVIGPLIPSMNAKATLSSPIAMGISDELGIERKTNAANGLFGACYVGFILMGHMFMSGSFSHYVLVGMLPEAYRHITWLQWLLWSLPYGVCVFLGMGLFIVYSYKPKEKVSLPAGYSTAQLEKLGPMTRNEKLCMGVLIVTLLMWMTESVHKISAGEVSLMAMCILMLLKVMDKNDFKTGIDWSSVVFVGSILNMASVIQSLKVDRWLGTELQPLLANVISEPALFIVTLVLAASVVKLVIVSLTSASAIFVLILPPIMIANGMNPWIACMVTFAGSDIWYLSYMNSIYLCAHFGTQGKMARHGAMIKLSAAYTAICIIGFLVSIPYWKMLGLIK; encoded by the coding sequence ATGGCTGAGACAGCTGCAGGAAACAAAGGGAACCTGGTCAAGAATATCCGCCTTGCAGGGGCTATTCTATCCATCATCCTTGGCGTCTGGGTTGCGCTGCAATCACCGCCCGAAGGTCTGAACGCCAACACCATGGTTGCCCTTGGCATTACCGTGTGGGCCGTGGGCTGGTGGATTACAGAGATCGTGCCGGAATTTGTCACCGGCCTGATGATGTGCGTCTTGTGGTCGGCCTTCAAGTGCGTACCCTTCAAAACGGCTTTCGCCACTTTTTCCACCTCCGGCTGGTGGATTATGGTCGGTGCGTTCGCTCTGGGCGCTGTTGCCGGTAAAACAGGCCTTTTAAAGCGCATCTCGCTGTGGGTGCTCAAACTTTTTCCCGCCAGTTTTTCCGGTCAGGTCTGGGGCTTGCTGGGATCGGGCACGGTTATCGGCCCCCTTATCCCCAGCATGAACGCCAAGGCCACGCTTTCTTCGCCCATCGCCATGGGCATCAGCGACGAGCTGGGCATTGAGCGCAAAACCAACGCCGCCAACGGCCTGTTTGGCGCGTGTTATGTGGGCTTTATCCTCATGGGCCACATGTTCATGAGCGGTTCCTTCAGTCACTACGTGCTCGTGGGCATGCTGCCCGAGGCCTATCGCCACATCACCTGGCTGCAGTGGCTGTTGTGGTCGTTGCCCTACGGCGTGTGCGTTTTTTTGGGCATGGGCCTGTTCATCGTCTACAGCTACAAACCCAAAGAAAAAGTAAGCCTGCCCGCAGGCTACAGCACCGCGCAGCTTGAAAAGCTCGGACCCATGACCCGCAACGAAAAGCTTTGCATGGGCGTGCTTATCGTCACCCTGCTCATGTGGATGACCGAATCGGTGCACAAGATCTCCGCCGGTGAAGTTTCCCTTATGGCCATGTGCATACTGATGCTGCTCAAGGTCATGGACAAAAACGATTTCAAGACCGGCATCGACTGGTCGTCCGTTGTGTTTGTGGGCAGCATCCTGAACATGGCTTCGGTCATCCAGTCGCTCAAGGTTGACCGCTGGCTTGGCACCGAACTGCAGCCCCTCCTCGCCAACGTCATTTCCGAGCCCGCGCTGTTCATCGTGACCCTGGTGCTCGCCGCCTCCGTAGTCAAACTGGTTATTGTGTCGCTCACCTCCGCGTCGGCAATCTTTGTGCTTATTCTGCCGCCCATCATGATCGCCAACGGCATGAACCCCTGGATCGCCTGCATGGTCACCTTTGCCGGCAGCGACATCTGGTACCTGAGCTACATGAACTCCATTTACCTTTGCGCCCATTTCGGCACGCAGGGTAAAATGGCCAGACACGGGGCCATGATCAAACTCTCTGCGGCCTATACCGCCATATGCATTATAGGCTTCCTCGTCAGCATCCCGTACTGGAAAATGCTCGGCCTCATCAAATAA